The window CTGCAATTAACGATTATTTTCATGatcaattaatctaacgattattagaacgattattcgactattctgcaattattgcaatgattaatcattagatcttaaccgattattcagcttgtgtcccgacttaaaagtttgtattaaacgtgcttacaacaataaagaggacaaaagcatcttctaaaaaaaaatacctctaaatgacattcactgaattaaagggaaaaaatactttttattaagtttaattcagtaaagaaattcactgcagaaaatcctattgttatcaagtgtttttgtcttgttttccttttaCAATTgtgtaaaaatccttaaaacaagatacatttacttgagaagcaacatataagatatttagacttgctttaagagaatgtgtcttaaatataaagtgtattttgtatataagtgtattttgtatataaatgtatttttttcacttggttatactcctgcgagtgcagtaaagacaaaatatactcatattcaagatctattctctaaaagcaagtctaaatatctgatatgttgcttctcaggtgaatgcatcttttttaaaggatttttagatattttcaaatatttgtatttttaatattatattcaacattctcagaaaataatttttatcttctgcagtatatctgctaaagtaaatgtacattgttttaaaggagttttagatataaacatattttgttgcagtgtataatggggtgaagactatcctctctcacctttctgttcacttcaatccatctttaactaaaaaaaacaaactctctcttattaataaagctgcgtattgacaatgttcttcacgataagaaacacacagtgacacatatattatgattcaataagtcatgagtcatcacgttataatctagctgcattaagcgtgtgcactcgagggatgagcgtcccgtgacagagtgtacatcagccgggtgcagtttcaatctctcccccttagatcgggacattcacacaactcatagaagaggcgctgaccgcacagagaaattaccgtttcagagtttgtagttatttacatgatctgcttccgtattatttgaactttaataaagctataacacattaaatataactgcattaaagatgtaacgccggggtgtttcctttaaagagctccggctccacttattccacaacgagagtgcttttatatttacttatttggtatttttgtataattcccccatactttgcgatctacatcacctgaagctgtttggaaagttttgagtgcatctggactgtgatctgtataaatcttcctctcctcagtcaggcgtgaactgcagtgctgctctcatgcatcatcattagagtttaatgtgatctcatgttacgttaaatgagagcAAGCAACAGTTAGCTTATATGAATGATAAATATGTTCATAAAATAAGtgagcacacatacagtatatgtgccttttaaaatggtcaaatatataaaaaaacatataattaagAGGTAATAATGAGAATATGCTTAACTCAACAGCATTAGAACCAGGGGCggatctaccggggtggcatCGGATGGCAAATGCCTcactaagaaaaagcattgctaccccatctgccaccccagcattAGAATCCCgatgtacaaaaaataaatgtacattgtgtaggggtttattcatttCGAACTGTCTTAACCGAGCCCACAACACAGACCTATTGAGTGAGTGACCTAAGCAGCGGCCAATCGCATGATAGATTTCATCAGTGGCCAATCGCATGTTAGATTGCATCAGTGGCCAATCACAGACGTGCTGTGTTGCTGCATCGAGTGTACAGTGTTTGAGCACTCACGGCACAGGTTGACCCACGCACACCACAacaatgacaacatggacagacACATGGGAAAAAAAGAGTTAAAagattaatatctcagttgtttcttagTTGTCACTGAATGATTATAAGATACATCGCTTTCAATTATGGGTGCAGATGGATGAGACATGTCCTCAACACTTTTTGAAATCActttcgtcaggtatgtgtataatccagttgaaacatctccagttcttaagtaggagtttctatttcatctgacctgagtgtgttttgattggaatgtgttattttgaatgttatgatgagtGTTGTTGCGGCTGTTATTGGTGTCGCTTAGTGTCAGCAACTTATCTGCAGCTTGCGCTCTTTTCCGGTGGAATAGAAAAGCAAACTGTGTTCCACATCTCTGATGTACAGAtgcagatgcaatcttggtttattatatataaaaagttatatttgggcgaAATTATATGTATTACAAACAAATCAACatatcaaaaatgtcaaaaattgtTGCCGACAAAGACTACTTGGTGACCGCTAACTCCCGTATCATTGTTGTGACGGCCGGAGTGCGTCAGCAGAGGGGTGAGAGCAGACTGAACCTGGTGCAGAGGAATGCCAACATTTTCAAACACATCATCCCTCAGATTGTCAAATACAGCCCTGACTGCACTCTCATTGTGGTGTCCAATCCAGTGGATGTTCTGATTTATGTGACCTGGAAGCTGAGCGGTCTGCCAAAGCACCGTGTCATCGGTAGCGGAACCAACCTGGACTCCGCCCGTTTTTGCCACATCATGGCAGAGAAACTGGGCATCCACTCCAGCAGCTTTAATGGCTACATCCTGGGAGAGCATGGAGACTCCAGCGTGCCTGTATGGAGTGAAGCCAATGTGACTGAAGTCAGTCTGCAGAAACTCAACCCTGATATTGGCACAGATAAAGATGCTGAGAACTGGAAAGAGGCTCACAAGATGGTTGTGGACAGTGCTTATGAGGTGATCAAGCTGAAGGGATACACCAACTGGGCCATCGGCCTTAGTGTGGCTGACCTGACCGAGAGCTTGGTGAAGAACCTGAGCAGGGTCCACCCTGTTTCCACCATGGTGAAAGGCATGTATGGTATCAGTGAGGAGGTGTACCTGAGCCTGCCTTGTGTGCTCAACAGCAGTGGAGTGGGCAGTGTCATCAACATGACCCTGACTGACGAAGAAATCGCTCAGCTCAAGAAGAGCACAGATACGCTTTGGGGCATCCAAAAAGACCTGAAGGTCCTGTAGAACATCCGCAGAGGGCACAATACGCTCTCTGGTCCATAACTCTTTAACACACTCCCTCAGAATCTTTAAACACTCTTTAGCTCTGTCCTCCCTTCTCACTTGCTTTTGGGTATGGTTACTTTTGAACTACTTTTTCCATGGTGATCCATGTAGGCATAATAATCCAAAATGAGGAACGTCTCTTCTGATAATATGATTCTGTTATGATCAAAGGAGAACTTCAGGTTCTCCAAAGGTTCTTCACAATTGCACTTGTTAACTTGGTCACTTTGTGTGGGCAATGAAGAAAGAACCCACAcctctctcttcttcttcttgGCATAATTTAGTGAGATCATTAGGAAATGTTCTAATGTGTCTTTCTCTACTTAATTCAAGAGGAGAAAGGACCAAAGTAAAATGGACACAAATGTATTCTGTCTTCTGAATCATATTGGATATGTCAGTCATATTAATGAGTGTAAAAGATGACAACTGAAGTTCAAAAATGAATAAACCTGTtgaaacctgaaaaaaaaaaattaaaaaaaatacataccaAAAATGTCATCAGGCATCAGATTAGGGTCCTATAGGTTGCCAAGGAAACGTGCGTAATAGTTTGACAACTGAGGGGAAAATAAGCGTTTTTTTGTATATGAACGGATCGGATGGAAAAAAACATCAACCATTATGTTATCTCATCATAAACacctttttattaaaagtgtGCAACAGTAAGTATGCATACGTTAAGCTGTAAAGTAGCTAATAGTTAACATAAGTGTCTGAACTGAACATATTTAGTTTAGCCTGGAATACGTGTAACTGCAGGCAGCTCCCTCTCCTCTTGCAGCCGCTTTACCATATGCTTACGCACGGCAATGGGATCCAGCGTGCAAGGGGGTGGTCATTGTACTCCAATTTAAGCAAGATTGTTGATGATACATTGCATTGTTGAGCAGAgtgacacagtaaacaaacatcaGTTCTGAAGTGCATTCTGTGTGTGGGTCTTTTAATGTGAGTCAGGCAGAACATCATTTCTTAAATTTGAGCCACTGCGCCTTTTCAGTGCAGAGCCACCAGGCTTCACATCTGCTGTATTTCCTACAGACGCCTTTTATAAATCATGTGGAGAGCGACTAGTCCACTACAGGCATCGCCTTAGTTGTAGTAAACTAGTCTATGCAACCCCTAGGGTGAATTAGAACCCGGAAACTCTAAAAACTAGAGGCAAAAAGTCACTACCAGACCAGTCAATCATGTTCTTAATTAAAGTGTTCATCTACTGAATAATAAAATCCCAAGACTGACAGTGGCAGTTGTAGAGATGAAATTACTATatgatgtgaaatatttatttgagtgcttgaatcaGTCAGAATGACTGTTTTTTAAAACAGgtcatttaaaagaatattttactgtgcataacataattaatattcatgagtgtcacagcactgccccccacagtacaactgtcatacagtttttattttattaggcctaactttgtgttaatgtttgctttcaaatggattattccagcagtcacaaaggtgataggcctacaggactttataagcagaataacatgggatatgcatgcactctccatccatgggtacacttaacaaaataaaacaatttggcctgcataaGGTGACATTTAGTTCAGACTGTCAGTTCtatatgtcaagctaaggaacatatagaattttttaaaatgttttaatagagATTTTATAGAGATTGGTACCTAAATCCATAAGAACTAGGCATGggcacttgctttggtgttgccacccctaaTAGTCTTTATAACACCCCATGGAAAAATGTCTAGATCCGCCCCTGATTAGAACACAAGCGTTTGATATTACAGTGACACTTAGAAACAAAAACATCGGCACAGTTACAAATGTAACACTGAACACCCCAGTGATGTAATGAATACATGAGTGAAGATTCCGGGATCTCCATGACAACAGACTGCGCTCGTGAGAGGACGCGTGCGTCAGTTCTGTTGTCTCGTTACGTAATAACGCTGGCTAAAATAGCCTCATTTGGCTTCCATTTATCCGTTCAAAACGACAAATGTCACACATGACACGCGTTAATACACAACGAGAAACGTTACAATGACCAAACCAGACAT of the Myxocyprinus asiaticus isolate MX2 ecotype Aquarium Trade chromosome 42, UBuf_Myxa_2, whole genome shotgun sequence genome contains:
- the LOC127432860 gene encoding L-lactate dehydrogenase B-A chain-like, whose product is MYYKQINISKMSKIVADKDYLVTANSRIIVVTAGVRQQRGESRLNLVQRNANIFKHIIPQIVKYSPDCTLIVVSNPVDVLIYVTWKLSGLPKHRVIGSGTNLDSARFCHIMAEKLGIHSSSFNGYILGEHGDSSVPVWSEANVTEVSLQKLNPDIGTDKDAENWKEAHKMVVDSAYEVIKLKGYTNWAIGLSVADLTESLVKNLSRVHPVSTMVKGMYGISEEVYLSLPCVLNSSGVGSVINMTLTDEEIAQLKKSTDTLWGIQKDLKVL